A portion of the Aphelocoma coerulescens isolate FSJ_1873_10779 chromosome 11, UR_Acoe_1.0, whole genome shotgun sequence genome contains these proteins:
- the RRAD gene encoding GTP-binding protein RAD has translation MTLNRGDKRRGSTPFAAQQHLHRRSMPVDERDLRPLPPDELSGLVRCTSYSPGGAHRQSWASDSSDSVTSSGSDSDGSLYKVILLGEHGVGKTSLARIFGGVEDCADAEEAGNTYDRSIIVDGEEASLVVFDIWEQDDSQWLQNHCMKMGDAYIIVYSVTDKVSFEKASELRIQLRRARQTEDIPIILVGNKSDLVRSREVSVDEGRACAVVFDCKFIETSAALHHNVKDLFEGIVRQIRLRKDSKEDNARRMANTKRRESISKKAKRFLGRIVAKNNKKMAFKAKSKSCHDLSVL, from the exons ATGACTCTGAACCGCGGCGACAAGCGGCGCGGCAGCACGCCGTTCGCGGcgcagcagcacctgcaccgCCGCAGCATGCCCGTGGATGAGCGCGACCTGCGGCCGCTGCCGCCCGACGAGCTGTCGGGCTTGGTGCGCTGCACCTCGTACAGCCCCGGCGGCGCGCACCGCCAGAGCTGGGCCTCCGACTCCTCCGACTCCGTCACCTCCTCGGGCAGCGACTCCGACGGCAGCCTCTACAAGGTGATCCTGCTGGGCGAGCACGGCGTCGGCAAGACCAGCCTGGCGCGCATCTTCGGCGGCGTGGAGGACTGCGCGGACGCGGAAGAGGCCG GCAATACATACGACAGATCAATTATAGTTGATGGAGAAGAAGCGTCTCTCGTGGTGTTTGATATATGGGAGCAG GATGACAGCCAATGGCTCCAGAACCACTGCATGAAAATGGGAGATGCCTATATTATTGTATACTCAGTGACAGACAAAGTTAGTTTTGAAAAGGCTTCTGAGCTAAGAATCCAGCTGAGAAGAGCAAGGCAGACAGAAGACATTCCTATTATCCTTGTGGGAAATAAAAGTGACCTGGTCAGGTCCCGGGAAGTCTCAGTTGATG AGGGCCGGGCCTGTGCTGTTGTGTTTGACTGCAAGTTCATCgagacctcagctgctctgcaCCACAACGTGAAGGACCTGTTTGAAGGGATCGTGCGGCAGATCCGGCTGCGCAAGGACAGCAAAGAGGACAATGCCCGCAGGATGGCCAACACCAAGAGGAGAGAGAGCATCAGCAAAAAGGCCAAGCGATTCCTTGGCAGAATTGTGGCAAAGAACAATAAGAAGATGGCTTTCAAAGCAAAATCGAAGTCTTGCCATGACTTATCTGTGCTATAG